A stretch of Hirundo rustica isolate bHirRus1 chromosome 22, bHirRus1.pri.v3, whole genome shotgun sequence DNA encodes these proteins:
- the SLC35E2B gene encoding solute carrier family 35 member E2B gives MSAVTSTLTPETPSPPQLEEKPKGKSLLQLGSLFANRSEKFVIARSDSLPEENVLKITITETTVIESDLGIWNSHALIYLTLWFFFSFCTLFLNKYILSLLEGEPSMLGAVQMLSTTFIGCIKMFVPCCLYQHKTRISYPPNFIMIMLFVGLMRFATVVLGLVSLKNVAVSFAETVKSSAPIFTVIMSRMILGEYTGLLVNLSLIPVMGGLALCTATEISFNILGFSAALSTNIMDCLQNVFSKKLLSGDKYRFSAPELQFYTSAAAVVMLIPAWIFFMDVPVIGKSGRSFSYNQDIVILLLIDGVLFHLQSVTAYALMGKISPVTFSVASTVKHALSIWLSIIVFGNKITSLSAVGTVLVTVGVLLYNKAKQHQQETLHSLAMAPQPQPGPTEDTEPLISKEPEPYD, from the exons ATGTCGGCCGTGACGAGCACCCTGACACCGGAGACCCCGAGCCCTccccagctggaggagaagccAAAGGGaaaatccctgctccagctgggctcACTCTTTGCTAACAGGAGTGAGAAATTCGTGATTGCTCGCAGTGACAGTTTGCCAGAGGAGAATGTCCTGAAAATCACAATCACAGAGACCACGGTCATCGAGTCCGACCTGGGCATCTGGAATTCCCACGCTCTCATCTACCTCACTTTGTggtttttcttcagcttttgcaCTCTGTTCCTTAACAAATACATCCTGTCCTTGCTGGAGGGAGAGCCCAGCATGCTCG GTGCTGTTCAAATGCTTTCCACCACCTTCATTGGCTGCATCAAGATGTTCGTCCCGTGCTGTCTGTACCAGCACAAAACCCGCATCTCCTACCCCCCCAATTTCATCATGATCATGCTCTTTGTAGGATTAATGAG gtTTGCAACAGTGGTCCTGGGCCTGGTCAGCCTGAAGAATGTGGCAGTTTCATTTGCAGAAACTGTGAAGAGCTCCGCTCCTATTTTCACTGTCATCATGTCCCGGATGATTTTGGGGGAATACACTG gaTTGCTGGTGAATCTGTCCCTGATCCCGGTGATGGGAGGGCTGGCTCTGTGCACAGCCACTGAAATCAGCTTCAACATCCTGGGCTTCTCTGCCGCTCTGTCCACCAACATCATGGACTG CTTGCAGAACGTCTTTTCCAAAAAACTACTCAGCGGAGATAAATACAGATTTTC GGCCCCAGAGCTTCAGTTCTAcacaagtgctgctgctgtggtgatGCTTATTCCAGCTTGGATATTTTTCATG GATGTGCCTGTGATTGGGAAAAGTGGGAGGAGCTTCAGCTACAACCAGGATATTGTGATTCTCCTCCTGATAGATGGGGTCCTGTTCCACCTGCAGAGTGTCACAGCCTATGCCTTGATGGGGAAAATTTCTCCTGTCACTTTCAG CGTTGCCAGCACTGTCAAACACGCCCTGTCCATCTGGCTCAGCATCATCGTGTTTGGGAACAAGATCACCAGCCTGTCAGCCGTGGGCACCGTCCTGGTCACCGTGGGCGTCCTGCTCTACAACAAAGCcaagcagcaccagcaggagaccctgcacagcctggccatggccccacagccccagccagggccCACCGAGGACACCGAGCCCCTGATCTCCAAGGAGCCGGAACCCTACGATTAA
- the LOC120762242 gene encoding cyclin-dependent kinase 11B isoform X1, giving the protein MGDEKDSWKVKTLDEILQEKKRRKEQEEKAEIKRMKNSDDRDSKRDSLEEGELRDHRMEITIRNSPYRREDSMEDRGEEDDSLAIKPPQQMSRKEKTHHRKDEKRKEKRRHRSHSAEGKHARVKEKEREHERRKRHREEQDKARREWERQKRREMAREHSRRERDRLEQLERERERKIREQQKEQREQKERERRAEERRKEREARREVSAHHRTVREEYGDKVKMRPWSRSPLRQQRDKLEQGESRKPAVKEEKPEERDPLSDLQDISESERKTSSAESSSESGSGSEEEEEESSSEGSEEEGEEEEEEEETGSNSEEVSEQSAEEVSEEEMSEEEERENGNHIPVVPESRFDRDSAGSEVEEEEVGEGSPHSNAMTEGEYIPDSPASSPIELKQELPKYLPALQGCRSVEEFQCLNRIEEGTYGVVYRAKDKKTDEIVALKRLKMEKEKEGFPITSLREINTILKAQHLNIVTVREIVVGSNMDKIYIVMNYVEHDLKSLMETMKQPFLPGEVKTLMIQLLRGVKHLHDNWILHRDLKTSNLLLSHSGILKVGDFGLAREYGSPLKPYTPVVVTLWYRAPELLLGAKEYSTAIDMWSVGCIFGELLTQKPLFPGKSEIDQINKVFKDLGTPSEKIWPGYNELPAVKKMTFTEYPYNNLRKRFGALLSDQGFDLMNNFLTYYPARRITAEDGLKHEYFRETPLPIDPSMFPTWPAKSEQQRVKRGTSPRPPEGGLGYSQLGDDDLKDTGFHLTTTNQGASAAGPGFSLKF; this is encoded by the exons aTGGGTGATGAAAAGGATTCTTGGAAGGTGAAGACTTTAGATGAGATTCTCCAGGAGAAGAAGCGAAGGAAGGAGcaagaggagaaggcagagatcAAACGTATGAAAAAT TCAGATGACAGGGATTCCAAGAGGGATTCTCTGGAAGAGGGGGAGCTGAGAGACCATCGCATGGAAATCACCATCAGGAACTCACCTTACAGGAGGGAAGACTCCATGGAAGACAG GGGAGAAGAAGATGATTCCTTGGCTATCAAACCACCCCAGCAAATGTCCcggaaagaaaaaacccatcaCAGGAAAGatgagaagaggaaagagaagcgCAGGCACCGGAGTCATTCTGCAGAAG GGAAACATGCCAgagtgaaagagaaagaacGGGAGCATGAGCGTAGGAAGAGACATAGAGAAGAGCAGGATAAAGCCCGGCGTGAATGGGAGAGACAGAAACGGAGAGAGATGGCAAGGGAGCATTCCAGGAGGGAGAG agaTCGTCTGGAGCAACTcgagagagaaagggaaagaaaaatccgggagcagcagaaggagcagcgGGAGCAGAAGGAGCGAGAAAGGAGagctgaggagaggaggaaggagagggaagccAGGAGAGAAG TTTCTGCACACCATAGAACAGTGAGGGAAGAATATGGAGACAAAGTAAAAATGAGACCCTGGAGTCGCAGCCCTTTGCGCCAGCAGAGAGACAAGCTTGAGcaaggagagagcaggaaaCCAG CAGTGAAAGAGGAGAAACCAGAAGAGAGGGATCCTCTGTCAGACTTGCAAGACATCAGTGAGAGTGAGAGAAAAACCAGCTCAGCAGAGTCTTCCTCAG AATCTGGATCGGGctcagaagaggaggaggaagaatcCAGCAGTGAAGGCTCTgaggaagagggggaggaagaggaggaggaggaggagacaggAAGCAATTCTGAGGAAGTGTCTGAGCAATCAGCAG AGGAGGTGAGCGAAGAGGAAATGAGTGAAGAGGAGGAACGGGAGAATGGAAACCACATCCCAGTTG TTCCAGAGTCGAGGTTTGACCGGGATTCTGCAGGGAGcgaggtggaggaggaggaggtcgGGGAGGGATCCCCTCATTCCAATGCCATGACAGAGGGGGAATATATTCCTGATTCTCCAGCGTCCTCCCCCATCGAGCTCAAACAGGAGCTCCCCAAGTATCTTCCTGCACTCCAG GGCTGTCGCAGCGTGGAGGAGTTCCAGTGTTTGAACAGGATTGAGGAGGGAACCTATGGAGTGGTGTACAGGGCAAAGGACAAAAAGACTG ATGAGATCGTGGCTCTGAAGcgactgaaaatggaaaaggagaaggaaggttTTCCCATTACTTCcctgagagaaataaatacaattctGAAAGCACAGCACCTGAATATTGTCACTGTCAGA GAGATCGTGGTGGGCAGTAACATGGATAAAATCTATATCGTGATGAACTACGTAGAACACGACCTCAAGAGCCTGATGGAAACCATGAAACAACCTTTCCTGCCAG GGGAGGTGAAGACTTTGATGATTCAGTTACTGCGAGGGGTCAAACACCTCCACGACAACTGGATCCTTCACCGAGACTTGAAAACTTCCAACCTGCTGCTCAGTCATTcaggcattttaaaa gttGGAGATTTTGGATTAGCCAGGGAATATGGGTCTCCCCTGAAGCCCTACACCCCCGTGGTCGTGACCCTGTGGTACAGAGCTCCAGAGCTGTTGCTTGGAGCAAAG gAATATTCCACAGCCATAGACATGTGGTCAGTGGGGTGCATTTTTGGGGAGCTGCTGACGCAGAAGCCTCTGTTCCCAGGGAAGTCAGAAATCGACCAGATTAACAAAGTttttaag GATCTGGGTACTCCCAGTGAAAAGATCTGGCCCGGTTACAACGAGCTGCCAGCAGTGAAGAAAATGACCTTCACGGAGTATCCCTACAACAACCTGCGCAAGAGATTCGGGGCTCTGCTCTCTGACCAGGGCTTCGACCTGATGAACAA CTTCCTGACGTATTACCCAGCGCGCCGGATCACGGCCGAGGACGGGCTGAAGCACGAGTACTTCCGGGAGACGCCGCTGCCCATCGACCCCTCCATGTTCCCCACGTGGCCGGCCAAGAGCGAGCAGCAGCGCGTCAAGAGGGGCACCAGCCCCCGGCCCCCCGAGGGAGGGCTGGGCTACAGCCAGCTG
- the LOC120762242 gene encoding cyclin-dependent kinase 11B isoform X3, giving the protein MGDEKDSWKVKTLDEILQEKKRRKEQEEKAEIKRMKNSDDRDSKRDSLEEGELRDHRMEITIRNSPYRREDSMEDRGEEDDSLAIKPPQQMSRKEKTHHRKDEKRKEKRRHRSHSAEGKHARVKEKEREHERRKRHREEQDKARREWERQKRREMAREHSRRERDRLEQLERERERKIREQQKEQREQKERERRAEERRKEREARREAVKEEKPEERDPLSDLQDISESERKTSSAESSSESGSGSEEEEEESSSEGSEEEGEEEEEEEETGSNSEEVSEQSAEEVSEEEMSEEEERENGNHIPVVPESRFDRDSAGSEVEEEEVGEGSPHSNAMTEGEYIPDSPASSPIELKQELPKYLPALQGCRSVEEFQCLNRIEEGTYGVVYRAKDKKTDEIVALKRLKMEKEKEGFPITSLREINTILKAQHLNIVTVREIVVGSNMDKIYIVMNYVEHDLKSLMETMKQPFLPGEVKTLMIQLLRGVKHLHDNWILHRDLKTSNLLLSHSGILKVGDFGLAREYGSPLKPYTPVVVTLWYRAPELLLGAKEYSTAIDMWSVGCIFGELLTQKPLFPGKSEIDQINKVFKDLGTPSEKIWPGYNELPAVKKMTFTEYPYNNLRKRFGALLSDQGFDLMNNFLTYYPARRITAEDGLKHEYFRETPLPIDPSMFPTWPAKSEQQRVKRGTSPRPPEGGLGYSQLGDDDLKDTGFHLTTTNQGASAAGPGFSLKF; this is encoded by the exons aTGGGTGATGAAAAGGATTCTTGGAAGGTGAAGACTTTAGATGAGATTCTCCAGGAGAAGAAGCGAAGGAAGGAGcaagaggagaaggcagagatcAAACGTATGAAAAAT TCAGATGACAGGGATTCCAAGAGGGATTCTCTGGAAGAGGGGGAGCTGAGAGACCATCGCATGGAAATCACCATCAGGAACTCACCTTACAGGAGGGAAGACTCCATGGAAGACAG GGGAGAAGAAGATGATTCCTTGGCTATCAAACCACCCCAGCAAATGTCCcggaaagaaaaaacccatcaCAGGAAAGatgagaagaggaaagagaagcgCAGGCACCGGAGTCATTCTGCAGAAG GGAAACATGCCAgagtgaaagagaaagaacGGGAGCATGAGCGTAGGAAGAGACATAGAGAAGAGCAGGATAAAGCCCGGCGTGAATGGGAGAGACAGAAACGGAGAGAGATGGCAAGGGAGCATTCCAGGAGGGAGAG agaTCGTCTGGAGCAACTcgagagagaaagggaaagaaaaatccgggagcagcagaaggagcagcgGGAGCAGAAGGAGCGAGAAAGGAGagctgaggagaggaggaaggagagggaagccAGGAGAGAAG CAGTGAAAGAGGAGAAACCAGAAGAGAGGGATCCTCTGTCAGACTTGCAAGACATCAGTGAGAGTGAGAGAAAAACCAGCTCAGCAGAGTCTTCCTCAG AATCTGGATCGGGctcagaagaggaggaggaagaatcCAGCAGTGAAGGCTCTgaggaagagggggaggaagaggaggaggaggaggagacaggAAGCAATTCTGAGGAAGTGTCTGAGCAATCAGCAG AGGAGGTGAGCGAAGAGGAAATGAGTGAAGAGGAGGAACGGGAGAATGGAAACCACATCCCAGTTG TTCCAGAGTCGAGGTTTGACCGGGATTCTGCAGGGAGcgaggtggaggaggaggaggtcgGGGAGGGATCCCCTCATTCCAATGCCATGACAGAGGGGGAATATATTCCTGATTCTCCAGCGTCCTCCCCCATCGAGCTCAAACAGGAGCTCCCCAAGTATCTTCCTGCACTCCAG GGCTGTCGCAGCGTGGAGGAGTTCCAGTGTTTGAACAGGATTGAGGAGGGAACCTATGGAGTGGTGTACAGGGCAAAGGACAAAAAGACTG ATGAGATCGTGGCTCTGAAGcgactgaaaatggaaaaggagaaggaaggttTTCCCATTACTTCcctgagagaaataaatacaattctGAAAGCACAGCACCTGAATATTGTCACTGTCAGA GAGATCGTGGTGGGCAGTAACATGGATAAAATCTATATCGTGATGAACTACGTAGAACACGACCTCAAGAGCCTGATGGAAACCATGAAACAACCTTTCCTGCCAG GGGAGGTGAAGACTTTGATGATTCAGTTACTGCGAGGGGTCAAACACCTCCACGACAACTGGATCCTTCACCGAGACTTGAAAACTTCCAACCTGCTGCTCAGTCATTcaggcattttaaaa gttGGAGATTTTGGATTAGCCAGGGAATATGGGTCTCCCCTGAAGCCCTACACCCCCGTGGTCGTGACCCTGTGGTACAGAGCTCCAGAGCTGTTGCTTGGAGCAAAG gAATATTCCACAGCCATAGACATGTGGTCAGTGGGGTGCATTTTTGGGGAGCTGCTGACGCAGAAGCCTCTGTTCCCAGGGAAGTCAGAAATCGACCAGATTAACAAAGTttttaag GATCTGGGTACTCCCAGTGAAAAGATCTGGCCCGGTTACAACGAGCTGCCAGCAGTGAAGAAAATGACCTTCACGGAGTATCCCTACAACAACCTGCGCAAGAGATTCGGGGCTCTGCTCTCTGACCAGGGCTTCGACCTGATGAACAA CTTCCTGACGTATTACCCAGCGCGCCGGATCACGGCCGAGGACGGGCTGAAGCACGAGTACTTCCGGGAGACGCCGCTGCCCATCGACCCCTCCATGTTCCCCACGTGGCCGGCCAAGAGCGAGCAGCAGCGCGTCAAGAGGGGCACCAGCCCCCGGCCCCCCGAGGGAGGGCTGGGCTACAGCCAGCTG
- the LOC120762242 gene encoding cyclin-dependent kinase 11B isoform X4 produces MGDEKDSWKVKTLDEILQEKKRRKEQEEKAEIKRMKNSDDRDSKRDSLEEGELRDHRMEITIRNSPYRREDSMEDRGEEDDSLAIKPPQQMSRKEKTHHRKDEKRKEKRRHRSHSAEGKHARVKEKEREHERRKRHREEQDKARREWERQKRREMAREHSRRERDRLEQLERERERKIREQQKEQREQKERERRAEERRKEREARREAVKEEKPEERDPLSDLQDISESERKTSSAESSSESGSGSEEEEEESSSEGSEEEGEEEEEEEETGSNSEEVSEQSAEEVSEEEMSEEEERENGNHIPVESRFDRDSAGSEVEEEEVGEGSPHSNAMTEGEYIPDSPASSPIELKQELPKYLPALQGCRSVEEFQCLNRIEEGTYGVVYRAKDKKTDEIVALKRLKMEKEKEGFPITSLREINTILKAQHLNIVTVREIVVGSNMDKIYIVMNYVEHDLKSLMETMKQPFLPGEVKTLMIQLLRGVKHLHDNWILHRDLKTSNLLLSHSGILKVGDFGLAREYGSPLKPYTPVVVTLWYRAPELLLGAKEYSTAIDMWSVGCIFGELLTQKPLFPGKSEIDQINKVFKDLGTPSEKIWPGYNELPAVKKMTFTEYPYNNLRKRFGALLSDQGFDLMNNFLTYYPARRITAEDGLKHEYFRETPLPIDPSMFPTWPAKSEQQRVKRGTSPRPPEGGLGYSQLGDDDLKDTGFHLTTTNQGASAAGPGFSLKF; encoded by the exons aTGGGTGATGAAAAGGATTCTTGGAAGGTGAAGACTTTAGATGAGATTCTCCAGGAGAAGAAGCGAAGGAAGGAGcaagaggagaaggcagagatcAAACGTATGAAAAAT TCAGATGACAGGGATTCCAAGAGGGATTCTCTGGAAGAGGGGGAGCTGAGAGACCATCGCATGGAAATCACCATCAGGAACTCACCTTACAGGAGGGAAGACTCCATGGAAGACAG GGGAGAAGAAGATGATTCCTTGGCTATCAAACCACCCCAGCAAATGTCCcggaaagaaaaaacccatcaCAGGAAAGatgagaagaggaaagagaagcgCAGGCACCGGAGTCATTCTGCAGAAG GGAAACATGCCAgagtgaaagagaaagaacGGGAGCATGAGCGTAGGAAGAGACATAGAGAAGAGCAGGATAAAGCCCGGCGTGAATGGGAGAGACAGAAACGGAGAGAGATGGCAAGGGAGCATTCCAGGAGGGAGAG agaTCGTCTGGAGCAACTcgagagagaaagggaaagaaaaatccgggagcagcagaaggagcagcgGGAGCAGAAGGAGCGAGAAAGGAGagctgaggagaggaggaaggagagggaagccAGGAGAGAAG CAGTGAAAGAGGAGAAACCAGAAGAGAGGGATCCTCTGTCAGACTTGCAAGACATCAGTGAGAGTGAGAGAAAAACCAGCTCAGCAGAGTCTTCCTCAG AATCTGGATCGGGctcagaagaggaggaggaagaatcCAGCAGTGAAGGCTCTgaggaagagggggaggaagaggaggaggaggaggagacaggAAGCAATTCTGAGGAAGTGTCTGAGCAATCAGCAG AGGAGGTGAGCGAAGAGGAAATGAGTGAAGAGGAGGAACGGGAGAATGGAAACCACATCCCAGTTG AGTCGAGGTTTGACCGGGATTCTGCAGGGAGcgaggtggaggaggaggaggtcgGGGAGGGATCCCCTCATTCCAATGCCATGACAGAGGGGGAATATATTCCTGATTCTCCAGCGTCCTCCCCCATCGAGCTCAAACAGGAGCTCCCCAAGTATCTTCCTGCACTCCAG GGCTGTCGCAGCGTGGAGGAGTTCCAGTGTTTGAACAGGATTGAGGAGGGAACCTATGGAGTGGTGTACAGGGCAAAGGACAAAAAGACTG ATGAGATCGTGGCTCTGAAGcgactgaaaatggaaaaggagaaggaaggttTTCCCATTACTTCcctgagagaaataaatacaattctGAAAGCACAGCACCTGAATATTGTCACTGTCAGA GAGATCGTGGTGGGCAGTAACATGGATAAAATCTATATCGTGATGAACTACGTAGAACACGACCTCAAGAGCCTGATGGAAACCATGAAACAACCTTTCCTGCCAG GGGAGGTGAAGACTTTGATGATTCAGTTACTGCGAGGGGTCAAACACCTCCACGACAACTGGATCCTTCACCGAGACTTGAAAACTTCCAACCTGCTGCTCAGTCATTcaggcattttaaaa gttGGAGATTTTGGATTAGCCAGGGAATATGGGTCTCCCCTGAAGCCCTACACCCCCGTGGTCGTGACCCTGTGGTACAGAGCTCCAGAGCTGTTGCTTGGAGCAAAG gAATATTCCACAGCCATAGACATGTGGTCAGTGGGGTGCATTTTTGGGGAGCTGCTGACGCAGAAGCCTCTGTTCCCAGGGAAGTCAGAAATCGACCAGATTAACAAAGTttttaag GATCTGGGTACTCCCAGTGAAAAGATCTGGCCCGGTTACAACGAGCTGCCAGCAGTGAAGAAAATGACCTTCACGGAGTATCCCTACAACAACCTGCGCAAGAGATTCGGGGCTCTGCTCTCTGACCAGGGCTTCGACCTGATGAACAA CTTCCTGACGTATTACCCAGCGCGCCGGATCACGGCCGAGGACGGGCTGAAGCACGAGTACTTCCGGGAGACGCCGCTGCCCATCGACCCCTCCATGTTCCCCACGTGGCCGGCCAAGAGCGAGCAGCAGCGCGTCAAGAGGGGCACCAGCCCCCGGCCCCCCGAGGGAGGGCTGGGCTACAGCCAGCTG
- the LOC120762242 gene encoding cyclin-dependent kinase 11B isoform X2, producing the protein MGDEKDSWKVKTLDEILQEKKRRKEQEEKAEIKRMKNSDDRDSKRDSLEEGELRDHRMEITIRNSPYRREDSMEDRGEEDDSLAIKPPQQMSRKEKTHHRKDEKRKEKRRHRSHSAEGKHARVKEKEREHERRKRHREEQDKARREWERQKRREMAREHSRRERDRLEQLERERERKIREQQKEQREQKERERRAEERRKEREARREVSAHHRTVREEYGDKVKMRPWSRSPLRQQRDKLEQGESRKPAVKEEKPEERDPLSDLQDISESERKTSSAESSSESGSGSEEEEEESSSEGSEEEGEEEEEEEETGSNSEEVSEQSAEEVSEEEMSEEEERENGNHIPVESRFDRDSAGSEVEEEEVGEGSPHSNAMTEGEYIPDSPASSPIELKQELPKYLPALQGCRSVEEFQCLNRIEEGTYGVVYRAKDKKTDEIVALKRLKMEKEKEGFPITSLREINTILKAQHLNIVTVREIVVGSNMDKIYIVMNYVEHDLKSLMETMKQPFLPGEVKTLMIQLLRGVKHLHDNWILHRDLKTSNLLLSHSGILKVGDFGLAREYGSPLKPYTPVVVTLWYRAPELLLGAKEYSTAIDMWSVGCIFGELLTQKPLFPGKSEIDQINKVFKDLGTPSEKIWPGYNELPAVKKMTFTEYPYNNLRKRFGALLSDQGFDLMNNFLTYYPARRITAEDGLKHEYFRETPLPIDPSMFPTWPAKSEQQRVKRGTSPRPPEGGLGYSQLGDDDLKDTGFHLTTTNQGASAAGPGFSLKF; encoded by the exons aTGGGTGATGAAAAGGATTCTTGGAAGGTGAAGACTTTAGATGAGATTCTCCAGGAGAAGAAGCGAAGGAAGGAGcaagaggagaaggcagagatcAAACGTATGAAAAAT TCAGATGACAGGGATTCCAAGAGGGATTCTCTGGAAGAGGGGGAGCTGAGAGACCATCGCATGGAAATCACCATCAGGAACTCACCTTACAGGAGGGAAGACTCCATGGAAGACAG GGGAGAAGAAGATGATTCCTTGGCTATCAAACCACCCCAGCAAATGTCCcggaaagaaaaaacccatcaCAGGAAAGatgagaagaggaaagagaagcgCAGGCACCGGAGTCATTCTGCAGAAG GGAAACATGCCAgagtgaaagagaaagaacGGGAGCATGAGCGTAGGAAGAGACATAGAGAAGAGCAGGATAAAGCCCGGCGTGAATGGGAGAGACAGAAACGGAGAGAGATGGCAAGGGAGCATTCCAGGAGGGAGAG agaTCGTCTGGAGCAACTcgagagagaaagggaaagaaaaatccgggagcagcagaaggagcagcgGGAGCAGAAGGAGCGAGAAAGGAGagctgaggagaggaggaaggagagggaagccAGGAGAGAAG TTTCTGCACACCATAGAACAGTGAGGGAAGAATATGGAGACAAAGTAAAAATGAGACCCTGGAGTCGCAGCCCTTTGCGCCAGCAGAGAGACAAGCTTGAGcaaggagagagcaggaaaCCAG CAGTGAAAGAGGAGAAACCAGAAGAGAGGGATCCTCTGTCAGACTTGCAAGACATCAGTGAGAGTGAGAGAAAAACCAGCTCAGCAGAGTCTTCCTCAG AATCTGGATCGGGctcagaagaggaggaggaagaatcCAGCAGTGAAGGCTCTgaggaagagggggaggaagaggaggaggaggaggagacaggAAGCAATTCTGAGGAAGTGTCTGAGCAATCAGCAG AGGAGGTGAGCGAAGAGGAAATGAGTGAAGAGGAGGAACGGGAGAATGGAAACCACATCCCAGTTG AGTCGAGGTTTGACCGGGATTCTGCAGGGAGcgaggtggaggaggaggaggtcgGGGAGGGATCCCCTCATTCCAATGCCATGACAGAGGGGGAATATATTCCTGATTCTCCAGCGTCCTCCCCCATCGAGCTCAAACAGGAGCTCCCCAAGTATCTTCCTGCACTCCAG GGCTGTCGCAGCGTGGAGGAGTTCCAGTGTTTGAACAGGATTGAGGAGGGAACCTATGGAGTGGTGTACAGGGCAAAGGACAAAAAGACTG ATGAGATCGTGGCTCTGAAGcgactgaaaatggaaaaggagaaggaaggttTTCCCATTACTTCcctgagagaaataaatacaattctGAAAGCACAGCACCTGAATATTGTCACTGTCAGA GAGATCGTGGTGGGCAGTAACATGGATAAAATCTATATCGTGATGAACTACGTAGAACACGACCTCAAGAGCCTGATGGAAACCATGAAACAACCTTTCCTGCCAG GGGAGGTGAAGACTTTGATGATTCAGTTACTGCGAGGGGTCAAACACCTCCACGACAACTGGATCCTTCACCGAGACTTGAAAACTTCCAACCTGCTGCTCAGTCATTcaggcattttaaaa gttGGAGATTTTGGATTAGCCAGGGAATATGGGTCTCCCCTGAAGCCCTACACCCCCGTGGTCGTGACCCTGTGGTACAGAGCTCCAGAGCTGTTGCTTGGAGCAAAG gAATATTCCACAGCCATAGACATGTGGTCAGTGGGGTGCATTTTTGGGGAGCTGCTGACGCAGAAGCCTCTGTTCCCAGGGAAGTCAGAAATCGACCAGATTAACAAAGTttttaag GATCTGGGTACTCCCAGTGAAAAGATCTGGCCCGGTTACAACGAGCTGCCAGCAGTGAAGAAAATGACCTTCACGGAGTATCCCTACAACAACCTGCGCAAGAGATTCGGGGCTCTGCTCTCTGACCAGGGCTTCGACCTGATGAACAA CTTCCTGACGTATTACCCAGCGCGCCGGATCACGGCCGAGGACGGGCTGAAGCACGAGTACTTCCGGGAGACGCCGCTGCCCATCGACCCCTCCATGTTCCCCACGTGGCCGGCCAAGAGCGAGCAGCAGCGCGTCAAGAGGGGCACCAGCCCCCGGCCCCCCGAGGGAGGGCTGGGCTACAGCCAGCTG